The following proteins are co-located in the Cricetulus griseus strain 17A/GY unplaced genomic scaffold, alternate assembly CriGri-PICRH-1.0 unplaced_scaffold_479, whole genome shotgun sequence genome:
- the LOC113838067 gene encoding multiple epidermal growth factor-like domains protein 8, whose product MAKGPDTENMEEVGRWVAQQEKETRRLQRPGSTRLFPLPGRGHKYAVEIRGQLNGSAGPGHSELTLLWDRTGVPGGSEISFFFLEPYRSSACTSYSSCLGCLADQGCGWCLNSDTCHLRQGRAHCEDDGTGESLLVLVPALCPLCEEHRDCHACTQDPFCEWHQSTSRKGDAACSRRGRGRGALKNPEECPPLCSQRLTCEDCLANSSQCAWCQSTHTCFLFAAYLARYPHGGCRGWDDSVHSEPRCRSCGGFLTCHECLQSHECGWCGNEDNPTLGRCLQGDFSGPLGGGNCSLWVGEGLGLPVALPARWAYARCPDVDECRLGLARCHPRATCLNTPLSYECHCQRGYQGDGITHCNRTCLEDCGHGVCSGPPDFTCVCDLGWTSDLPPPTPAPGPPPPRCSRDCGCNFHSHCRRRGPGFCDECQDWTWGEHCERCRPGSFGNATGSGGCRPCQCNGHGDPRRGHCDNLSGLCFCQDHTEGAHCQICSPGYYGDPRAGGSCFRECGGRALLTNVSSVALGSRRFGGQLPPGGGAARAGPGLSYCVWVVSATEELQPCAPGVLCPPLTLTFSPDSSTPCTLSYVLAFDGFPRFLDTGVVQSDRSLIAAFCGQRRDRPLTVQALSGMGV is encoded by the exons ATGGCCAAAGGCCCGGACACTGAGAACATG GAGGAGGTGGGGCGCTGGGTGGCTCAGCAAGAGAAGGAGACACGGCGGCTGCAGCGCCCTGGCTCTACTCGTCTCTTCCCACTGCCCGGGAGAGGCCACAAGTATGCAGTGGAGATCCGAGGCCAGCTCAATGGCTCGGCAGGCCCTGGGCACAGTGAGCTCACTCTCCTGTGGGATCGGACTGGAGTGCCAGGAGGCAGC GAgatctccttcttcttcctggaGCCCTACCGCTCTTCAGCCTGCACCTCCTACTCCTCCTGTCTGGGCTGCCTGGCCGATCAGGGCTGCGGCTGGTGCCTCAACAGTGACACCTGTCACCTGCGACAGGGGAGGGCCCACTGTGAGGATGATGGGACCGGCGAGTCCCTCCTGGTGCTGGTACCTGCCCTCTGTCCACTCTGTGAGGAGCATCGTGACTGCCATGCCTGCACCCAG GACCCCTTTTGTGAGTGGCATCAGAGCACCAGCCGCAAAGGGGATGCAGCATGCAGCCGGCGAGGCCGGGGCCGAGGTGCCCTGAAGAACCCAGAGGAGTGCCCCCCACTCTGCAGCCA ACGCCTGACCTGCGAAGACTGCCTGGCCAACTCTAGccagtgtgcctggtgccagtcCACACACACCTGCTTCCTGTTTGCTGCCTACCTAGCCCGGTACCCACACGGGGGCTGCCgaggctgggatgacag TGTGCATTCAGAGCCGCGGTGCAGGAGCTGCGGTGGCTTCCTGACTTGTCATGAGTGTCTGCAGAGCCATGAGTGTGGCTGGTGTGGCAACGAAGACAACCCCACTCTGGGACG GTGCCTACAAGGGGACTTCTCTGGACCCCTGGGTGGGGGAAACTGCTCCCTGTGGGTGGGAGAGGGCCTGGGGCTGCCTGTGGCCCTCCCTGCCCGCTGGGCTTATGCCCGCTGTCCAGATGTGGATGAATGTCGCCTGGGCCTGGCAAGGTGTCACCCACGGGCAACCTGCCTGAACACACCTCTCAGCTATGAGTGTCACTGCCAGCGTGGCTACCAGGGCGATGGCATCACACACTGTAACCGCAC GTGTCTGGAAGACTGTGGCCATGGTGTGTGTAGCGGTCCCCCAGACTTCACTTGTGTGTGTGACCTCGGTTGGACCTCTGATCTGCCCCCACCCACACCTGCCCCAGGACCCCCTCCCCCACGTTGCTCTCGGGACTGTGGCTGCAACTTTCACAGCCACTGCCGCAGGCGGGGACCTGGCTTCTGTGATGAGTGCCAGG ATTGGACGTGGGGGGAACATTGTGAACGGTGCCGGCCTGGCAGTTTTGGCAACGCAACAGGCTCTGGTGGCTGCCGACCCTGCCAATGCAACGGGCATGGAGACCCACGCCGTGGCCACTGTGATAACCTCAGTGGGCTCTGCTTCTGCCAGGACCATACTGAGGGGGCCCATTGTCAGATCTGCTCTCCAGGGTACTATGGAGACCCCCG AGCTGGTGGCTCCTGCTTCCGGGAATGTGGGGGTCGTGCCCTCCTCACCAACGTGTCCTCAGTGGCTCTGGGCTCCCGCCGCTTTGGGGGACAGCTGCCTCCAGGTGGTGGGGCAGCAAGAGCTGGACCCGGCCTGTCCTATTGTGTGTGGGTTGTCTCGGCCACGGAAGAGCTACAGCCCTGTGCTCCTGGGGTCCTCTGTCCGCCACTCACCCTCACCTTCTCTCCAGACAGCAGCACCCCCTGCACA CTGAGCTACGTCCTGGCCTTTGATGGATTCCCACGCTTCCTGGACACTGGTGTGGTGCAGTCAGACCGGAGCCTCATAGCTGCCTTCTGTGGCCAGCGGCGGGACAGACCCCTCACTGTGCAGGCTTTATCTGGTATGGGGGTGTGA